The genomic stretch AAGAGGAAATCAGGCTGTTACACATACAAACCACATCCACATGACAAACGCTGACACACTTGTATGGACTGAGACTCTGACAACTGTGAAGACGTTCCTACCAGGCCATAATAGAGTATCATCATTTAAGGAGCCAACCGTGTCCAGAGATGACAGCATGGTCGTGGCGCTGCCTTCAAACATCCTCCctgaaaaataacaagaacagATTTGACTGAACTCAAGTTTTAATTCAGGGTATCTACACATTTTAGGGGGTCTTCTTATATTTAGAATATCACATTTTTAGGATATTTTCTTTGCTATCTGACATGtaacttatttaacttaatttatatTAAGTGATACTGGTTGTATGTTACTGTACTACTGACTGTTCTGACCTGTAGATTCCTTGTAATTAAATCATATAAATTAAAGGCCAATAATGAATTTACCTGGCATACATAATATACAAGGTAGTAAAAACCATAACCAAATGGTGCAATTAAAAAGcaaataacattaaaagtatTCAATACTAGCAAAAAGCCACACTGAAAGGATTTTTACTTTGCTTGAACAATCACCCCGTTACATTAGGATTAGCAAAGCAAAATTAAATTGCTTGCTGAGGTGAAATAGGACATGACTAAGTAGAGTAAACCACAACAAGCATCAAAGGAAGGCAGATGAACCATGGATTcatgaatttaaatgttattcacTGTAATTTAAGACAGATGTAGGCTGTAGAAAATAGCTGGTCTTGAGGTCTAAGATCAGTATGTGAATATATAATTGTGGTCCAGATAAGCCACTGAGTATCTGCACAGACAGGATTCTCCCACACAGATAAAAATAGTACAGAGATGTTGTGGCATCTTCCTCCTTTTAAGGTTGACCTGACCTATGGATACCAATGCCATTGGACACTATAAGCCATTTATGCCAAATAATTACATATTCAAGTAGAATCAACTTAACTTCATGCAAAGATCTGTATTTCTTTACAATGGCAGCATTTCTTAGCTTTGCATTAGCCAACAATCTGTTACTTATCTCCTTATAATCTCTGCATTCAGTGTCTCAACAattgcaaacaaacacatcgCAAATGTCTCTGTGAGAGGTTACAAAGGTTTCTGTGTCTCTTCTGTATTTTACCATAAAAGAGGGAGTTGCTGTGGAGcagaatatattattattgtattttgtttttatgtaaattaattttgttttatgtaaagcacattgagttacccctgtgtatgaaatgcaccaTATAAATAAGCCTTGCCTTGTCTTGTTATGGAtcctgtctctatgtaacttaCCGCAGCCTGATAGGAAAACCAGGTCACCAGAGAAGAGACTGGAGGGGGCACCGACTGCCCGACCATCCAGGAGGTAGATCATGTGGCCCACTGTGTGTCCAGGAGTGAAGAGGGCCTTAAAGTGCAAACGACCAACTGTCACCGAGTCCTTGTGTGAGAGAGGGCtgacaacacagaaaaaacacacaacagcagcgTCAATGCAATTACATTCACTCACTACAGCCTGCTGCCATGAGGAGCCACTATTTTGCCCAGCTGCACTGCGTAGCTTCAAATactaatatatatgtatgtataaaaaagacaaatctgaGTGAGAAgttgatttttaattaataatatatataatcaaaTCAAGGTAAACTTTACATTTAGGGAAATCTAGCAGCTCTGATGTAACACACTGAAAGTGTCTGATGCACATTTTGAAGTCCACCTATTACTTTAAATGGATGAACGCACAACCAAAAGTATACGAGGTGTGTTAAACTGCTCTGCTCTGCCCTACCTACTCCAACCTTGTTTTGATTTTGGAGCGTCAAATGAAGACCCAATAACCAAAGCTGATTTCTGAGCTGCAGCACAAGTGAGCTAAGAAGGAGACAACGCTGcagtagagagaaaaaagcaatgaatgagagaaataaaacattattttctcattgtttcatGGCAGTTACGTTCTatgacacaaataaataaccatcaGACACTCAAAAGATAATTCAGAAAAAGAGGCTGTTAGGCtgattttcctcctctgcatttttccttttcattcattcataacaacgcagcagtaaatacaaagaacaacagaaCAAATCTGTGTTGGTTTTGTGGTGTTGGCATTTCAAATCTGAAGCCTGCAGTGCCCCATACAGGCATCAAATGAGGCGAGTCAAATTAGGAATCAAATGAAGAGTCAGTTATGACTTTCAGTGTTTGGGTCTTGATACCATACAGTCGGACAGTCAGAGCAGCAGGTCGTTAAAAGAGAAACTTaggccacccccccccccaagaaaTAACTCAACAGTTTATCATACCATCATAATTTACTGTGAAGTCAGCTGCTCCGAGTGCTGACAGAGAGAACAAGACAGGACTCAGTATGCAGAGTGCTATACTGTACTAGCAGGGACTTACTGTGTGAGGCCAGGAATGTTATCAGCTGCATTTCCATAAACTCGGCATGAGCTGTGAAGCCTTTTCAACCCTTTGTTTCCCCCACTGTGATCCCTGAAAACAGGACAGAAAGCAGATGCTTGCTGTGGTGATTTGGACAGGACAGACTGCAGAAACATtggacatttttaatatttgtttggcCTTCAATCTATGCTCTCCATTTTCAACCTAATTTACTTTATTCTAGTTGTAGTCTggatggtaaactactaaaatatgagaaaatatatgatgtttcttttcagttttttcattaGTGTGGGTGTTTCCCTTTGAtttgatataaaatatgtttaaatcagTGATTGTTAACACCATATTTACTTCCCTTCCTTTCCAGTTTTTGTAATATGTCCTGCTGGGTATATTTCACCCCATCTTctcaagttattcatacataaaatcctaaaaacaaaccacaaattaaaataataaggacatatgaaaaaaaaaactataaaactcACCAATGCTTGTGTGTACAGAGTATTGCCTCCAACATCACACCCTCCTCCTTAAGGACAGCCTGAAAAGTTATGAGAGCTGTTAAAACCACCAATGACTGTGTTAAATCAACTATTCAGCAGCAGTTTATTCATAAGACAGCTGGGCTACTTCAGATTGTTGACACAGTACGAAGTTAGTTATTTTACTATCCAATGCAGCTGAGAATGCCCTtcaacacacactcattcattaCAACTATTGATTGTCAACAGCTACAGCTATAGTTAAATCAGTGACTGAAAATGTAAGCACACTGAAATTGAtgctgaaaagacaaagaagtgACTTTATGGTAAGAGAAAAGGAATAATTGTTACCAAGCTTCTTTGGGTGTGTGAGTTTAAAATAACTGGTCTTTAGTCTATAATTACATCATAagagatacaatcacaaatataCCTGCAATTTTGTTTCTGAAAACCTAAATCTCACAATGGGTTCCTCTATGTTAGTATGCTGGCTCTCTTTCAAAAAGGTAGCTTCTGTAAGTATGGGATTATGCTATTAATGTTATATCTATTCTTATATTAACTAATATAGTCATTATATTGATTGCAGtttatatttaatcttttcTGAAATAAAACTCAGATACCAATCAGTATGTCAGAAGAGGTACACATGCAACAGGCCACTGAAAAAGAGgcgaagtaattttttttttaacccaaatGGTGTCGCAATGAGATCTGGCAAATATTTGGCTTGTCTCAATTTTTTTGTACTGCCAACAAGCATCAAATAATCTCCTCTTGCAACAGAAAAAAGGCCTATTGTTGAGGGAAATGTCTACTGCTTTTTTCAGTGTCAGTCTGAAAGTCCATAATCTGTCTGAACACAGCCAggaactctgtgtgtgtgtgtgtgtgtgtgtgtgtgtgtgtgtgtgtgtgtgtgtgtgtgtgtgtgtgtgtgtgtgtgtgtgggaatcAAGCAAACACGTAGCCGACAGTTGAGGCTAACCCTTGAGGCACTCACCTGAACTGTTTGAGGGTCTGCTGGGTCTACAACCACTGCAACACTGGAGGCAGTGTCAATTACAAGATAGCTGTAGTTGTCAGACAGCACTGGGATGGGAATTATTTTGATACCTGTGGGCAGACAAAGACATGATACATTTTTCATCTAGATTGGTAAAAGACTCAAGATTCAACATGTTTATTGTTACTCCGGTTATACAAGCATAATGTTTGACTGGGAGGCTccattacagtaaaaaacagTGACtaaacatacataaaaagaaaaggatgataacaaaatataaaacgcAATAAAATAGATATAAAAAGACAGAATCAGGTAATTTAAACCCTATACATAGTTATTATACACCCAAAAGGCTGAAAAGGCACAAAAACATTGCATATACAATCAGTGGTTTGGAATATGGTAAAGAGGTTAGATTGTACTTTGtggtgtgtgtcagtttgtgatgtgcatatgtgtgtgtgtgtgtgtgtgtgtgtgtgtgtgtgtgtgtgtgtgtgtgttatttatagTCATATGGCCTGTGGGAAAAATTTGTCCTCAGTCTGCTGATGTGTATACATGTAGTACTGTTTCCATATGGTGCATTCAAAGTATGTTTTGAAAGCAACTTTGCAttgatttaaatacaaattacTAGAATTATATactttatgtgtatatttatatattggtACATCATAATTGACACCATCAACAGGGCCTTTTCCTCTTTGTGAATAGCACTCACTCAGCCAATCACCACAGTAACAAGGGAACATATGAGCAACACTGAATGAAGATAGTGTACAATACAATCCATACTATTGTTTAGTTTACCATTGAACTCCATGGGTAGAGCTGTGGAGTGTCCAGCAGGATAATTTTCCCGGGCTTTCCTCACCTGCCTCTTATAGTACATGTAGCCCAGTCTGGTCCTGGTGTACAGCGTGTACCTGGGACACAGGTCAAAAACACAGGTAAACAACACTGAGGCTTTGCTAGCTGCTGCTTCTTCCGTCTATCAAACGGGACGCAGGTCAAATATCTGCGAAGCTAACATGACCAAAGCGCTAAAACACCACGTAATATAAGATTAAGCGAAGCCATTTTTCCATTAAATCACTGATAATGAGACAGCTCCTAAACACAAGTTAATGGCTCCTCCTATATGTCAAATATGGCAGAGGATACTGTCTCTCTAGGAAAGGGCTTTGACCACATTATCAAGGGTAATGTGAGTCCTGGCAACTTTAAAATGCAACAGATTGGAGTACAGTTTGGTGGGACTGCCACTGTATAATAGCACCCATAGGGGCTAAACGCTAGATGTTGCTACACCACGCTAACCAGGATCAGCCCCCGTTGAGTGACAACATCTCGTTTTCATTAACGCGGGTCATACGGACACTCACGCGATTCTGAACAACGGCCTCTCCGTCCGAGCCATTATCTTGCTCAAAAAATTTCTCCACACCACTTGTCCTGTGCGTCTGAAGCGGACACACAGACAtaagagacagaggaaggatgCGCCGGCAGTCAGCGTAACTATCCAGTCAGGAAGCGCCATGGCAATCTGAGGTGGAGCGTCATGACGTCAGCGACGACATACGCCGAACGCCGAACCAAGAGATCACCAGTCCTGtattaaataacaaataaatccGCACCTTATTCCAAACTGATTGTATCTCTGTCCCATATGTAATTGCAACCTGGAATATCTACTGGTTAACAAAGTTAAAGAAATTTATTTTAAGATCATTCATCGCTATTATCCTGTCAAGTCATTTCTAGTAAGATTCAAGAAGGACGTTGATGTATCTTGCACTTTTTATAACATGCACCCAGAGACTGTCTTCCATTTATTTTGGACTTGtgaacacactttttttttgtggcagtTTGTGGCAAGGCATATTGGACTATATCTATGATGCCTTTGTATACTTTGTTTGAACGATGTATTATTTGGTTATACAAATTATAGGAGAGACTTAGACGATGTATTTTTTCTATGTAATCTCATCATATTCCTGGCCAAGTTTTATATTCATAAAcgtaaagtgttaaaaactaAACCTTCCTTTTGTAGGCGACCTTTAAACATTATCTACCCCTTGCAATAGAAAAGCTGTGAACACGTTGAAGCTGTGCTCCAAATTTAAGGTATtgttataattttaatatataatttttttatattgtgtacagcatttttatttcatatttgtgttttgtttgtaacCCCTGGCGTTGTATATCTGTTTGTTTCCCTATGTTCGTATTACTACTGTTGTTTCAAAACAAattgtttctgtaaatgatgCTTATTGAACCAATAAAATtgtatccaaaaaaaaaaagaaaaaagaaagccaaGAGATCAAAACACTGTAGTATTATTATCTCGTATGATATATAGTGTTAttatcagtggtggaagaagtattcagaccgtttacttaagtaaaagtataaatacaatgtaaaaatactccattacaactTACATTGCAACTTCATTGCATTAAAATCctattttagtaaaaaaaaaagtagtattAGGAGTAAAATGTCCTTGTTttgtattgcagtaaaagtagtggtttggtccctctgactgatacagcctattattataaatgacatcattagattattaatattgaagcatcagtgttagagcagcattttactgttgtagctgctggaggtggagctagtttgaactacttCATATACAATTAAGTATTTTGGTTAACTGGGGgtcgggcccctccaaagggtcaccagatcaATCTGAGGGCTCGTGAGAGAAttaatgagagaggaaagaagaaaaaaaagttgtgatgTACAAACCTGTTtctggactttttctctaatctttgatttttggtgaaatattggatcatttgaacatttattgaagttTAAAGGGGAAAATCCCTGTTTGGTGGcactgttaacaactcatagacatctgaaatgtgacccctgactacacactgctttttgtaagatgtcgaAAGACAAAAAGGCTTAAAACCActgatttcatctttaacaatgtgttgtattttaaaagcttgttatattatccattgtgtcagaTCTTTATCTGAAAAAGtgactaaagctgtcaaataaatgaagtggagtagaaagtacaatgttaccctctgaaatgtagtggaagtataaagtaacatcaaatggaaatactcaagtacctcaaaattgttttgttttctttttaactttagACTTTCTATTATTTTGTCTGCGGGATGtctaaagatattttatttcttaagaAACATTCTGGAAAACATTGCCAGATGATTTAAATTGGTTTGCAATATTgctaattcacatttttaaaagtttatttctttatttctctcctttAATGTCGGTTTTATGTATCCTTTACATTGTACAGTTTTatttctgcttgtgtttttgtgatcaGTTTATCTTATTTTCCCCCTCTGTACTGTTGTTTGccttatgataataataataataaaagtaatgataataacaagaataataatactaatactaataccaataatcataataacaataatgataataataataaccataataatcataataacaacaataactcATATAATTTGCACTGCACATTTAATTCACAGtgaatctcaaagtgctacagtgttaaaaacatataacataaaCAACATTACGAGACCTGACATGAAAAGTGCTGTGCTGTTAATAAGGTTGAAAACAAATTCTAGTACAATGTTAATATCAAAAGTAAatctaaaacaaacagaaacaccaAAAATGTAACTAACATGATTGTGTTTTCATCACACAGAAAGctacaaagttgttttttttttccagaaaacCTGACATTAAATTAAGAAAACCTTAATTTAATGAAACTGCTTTTCTCTTATTTGTATTGCAACTTTATTTTTAGGTTTAACTGTATATTAAATTTGAACTTATTACCattcaaaaacactgaaatgcttTATCCaggattttattatattatatcatatccTTGTGCAAGCTCCTTTCACCTTTGGCATCAATGTGGAGTCAAGCCAGCTGGTTTCGGTCCACTGTTAAATAATTTACTGATGCCTGACGTTCCTGGTGGGATGTTGACCAACATTAGGCTACAGCTGAAAATGAGACACTACAACAAGCTTTATAGTAGGCTATAATAACATTTGGGTCAGATGACtgcttaaaaaaatcatttttttaaaaaaggcagcTAATGTTGGCAGCATGTGTCTTAACATCTAATTAGATGTTTGTAGGTTACCTCACTTCACagtctattttttaaaatattattttgttagGACCCTGAGCAACCGGAGTCTCCAGCTTTCTGAGAACATCAGTGACAGTGTGAGTTTCAGTGACCATATCCTGTTACAAAGAGGACATCCTCCTGTGCTGCTGCAAGTCTGCGTTTGCCTCcaaggagacagaggagtgaaGGGCACAGTGCTCCCATCTGAGGGTAAAACCACCAGGTCAGTacgaacttatttatttttgtttatgtttaaagtATAATCCAGATTAGAGTATAATGTACACACAAAGTCTCATTTGTGCCATTGATTCTGAGGTTATAACCTTTccataaatacactttttactTGTTAAACTGTTGttataatgtgattttaattgtgttttaattgtcaTTTCACTATAGTATAAAAACCTGATGTTATTTTATACTTGTGACTACATGACAATAGGacaactgttaaaaaatactgaCCACATATGGGCAATTGTAGGTTTGTacatatatcattattttttattgaacatcCAGTAACAAATGTCTACAGTCTGTCTGATGAAGCTGATCACTTATCTCTTTAAGGTGGTCCTGTAAAATCATGACCTCTAAAATAGATGATCCTCCACCCTACGAGGAAGCACTGCACCATCCCAAGCATGGAAATTACCCCCAACAGACGCAACATGGCTCTGCTTTTCCACCACCTCCATCTTACAGCCCGAGTCCTGGCATGTGCCCCGGCCCGCCTGGCTACTGGGGCCCGCAGCCTGCCATGTGGGCAGCGCCTGGCTTCTCTCCATCTGGGATGCCCACCACAATACCGACTCTGTCTGCCGGAGTGCCCACATCCAACCCAGGTTCTGAAGAAATGACACAGGACTTCACTTAATCGCACCCTGCATTATATATAGATTAGCTCCCAGCTGTGATAAGTATAAATCACCACTTTGCTCTCCCCAATTCTgcaggagagatggaggatTTTCTGAGCGCTCAGTGGGAGAGCACAGCTATTCGACATGCCTTCATCAGAAAGGTAAGTATTTTTACCATTGATCATGCCACACACAGACTTGATtgatgtgtttctctgtgtgtttatcagaatattgtttttgtgtttgtgggcAGGTTTACTTAATTTTAACAGCCCAGCTTGCTGTCACTTTTTCAGTTGTCGCTGTCTTTACGTTTGTGTAAGTGTCCCAGTTCATCCCAGTTCAATACATCTGACTGCTCAATTGATCTGTATTCGAGTGGAAAGTAACAGTCTCCTGAATGATTCCTTACGTCTGTGCTTTCATAGTATCCCAGTGAAGCTGTTTGTCATCAAATATCCTGGCATCTACTATGCATCTTTGTGAGttaaaaacaatacagaaatatttgaaaaaaggagagagaaagctgCAACACCTCTGAAACAGCTGATATTCTCACTGCTATTATTCTCATGACATGCTgttatataaagttataatttcagtgttttatatttCCATAGTGTGGTTTATTTTATGGTTTACTGCATTCTCGTCTGCTGCAAAGAGCCAAGGTAAGCATGGCCCCGGCCTGTAGTAGAATAGGTTAAATAGTTTACCTACGACTagtgtgatgttttatttaaatattcatcacCAGCAATGTATGCCTTTTACAAATAGGCATTACAATTTGTATTTGCAGGAGGCGTTTCCCATGGAATTTTGTGCTGCTGGGAGTATTTGTAAGTATTGCTTGTGTGAATGTGGTCCAGCAGATCCATACAGCAAAATTGTAATATTGTGAAGAGTTAGATAACGTCTGGATTAAAGACTGGAAATGGAAAAAACTAGGCAGCCagtaagaatgaaaaaaaaatctttaaacgTGCTCTTTATGAGACAGTATTTTCATGTATTATCTTACAGACTCTGGCCTTGTCTTACATGGCTGGAACAATTTCgaggtatgttttttttgttgcaccaACTCAATGCACATCAATATGCAAAAGCACTACattttgataaaaatgttttaaatgctgtgacatatttttcttttaataatccTATTCATCTTTTTCAGCTATTACGACACAAAAGCAGTGCTCATCGCCATGGGAATAACAGCATTAGTTTGTGTAGCTGTCACAATCTTCTGCTTTCAAACCAAGGTAGATGTAGCTGTAAACTGTGTCTCTCTGTATCTCAGTAGCCCTTGGCTTGTCAGAGAATGTCTTTGTTGTCAGTGTAAAAGAACGCCTTTGTCTCGCATTACAATAGCGCACTGagttcttttaaatatttataacattttgagATAAGATGGGAATTTAACTTCACTGTCTGATGCAACGCGAGATgacaaaaagttaaattttgGCCCGTTCATGACAAATCAAGcctacttttatttattttattattattttttacctcACTCTGATCCTCTTTTACATTATCTTGACTGCTTTCATGTGGCTTGAAGCTGATTCACTTCTCTTTCATCCTGTTAATGACTTGTTTCTCATCACAGGTGGACTTCACCTCCTGCGGGGGACTTCTCTGTATTGCTGCTGTTTTACTCATGATTCTTGGGATTGTTACAGCCGTCGTCCTCTCCTTCCAATACGTGAGGACTCTTTGGTCGAATTCTCTAATTTATTTTCCCTGCTGGTGTTTTTCACTGCAAGGAGTTCAGTAGAGTGTATCTGTGTGACTGATTTCACATTCAGAGGCCTTTCTGATGTCACTCAACAGGTCCCTTGGCTTCATATGCTCTACGCTGCAATTGGAGCCATCGTTTACACTCTGGTGAGTCTGCACTCTCTGAATTCATGAAAAGCTTGAGAGCTTGGTATTACAAGCTTGTTCTTTTGATGTTGTTAGTTAACAAGCTGAATAATGGGCCTTACACCCTGAAATACGTAATTGTTTGCAAGGCCAACAGCTCTAAAAGCCTTATacatccagcagggggcaaaCAGGAATAATAGAGTGAAAACAAAttcttatacattttcaaacatcacTCAAGGCATCCTATAGGATAAGTACATCTTCCAGTAATCAAGCCATAATCTGTGTAACCTGTGTTGATATCCGTGTTTGCTTTACGCATTCTGGCTCCATCTTGTGGTTAAATCAgatcaaaagaacaaaaaattaaatttaaaaaatggagcaATGGTGTGTTTAATTTATGtgaaaaccacatttttttgtgtccttTTGTCTTCCCCACATACATCATGATGCAATTATCTTACAGGATGCCTTGTGTGATCTTTGAGAATACATAAAAAGTGGTTTTCAACCCATTATTCCTGTTTGGACCCTGATGAAGGTGTAATCTGAAATGTAGGGCTTTGATTCAGCCCCATGCTGTTTGAATAAAGAAGAAGCTGATGAAACGAGCAAGTCTGCGTGCCGTCCTTCTACTTCAAGCAGTTAAGAGAGCCAAGGCTACCAGCAACAGCATAAATTTGACAGGGCTGAGGTGCGTCTTCATTTGACTCAAGAGCTTTTTTACCCATCAGGTTTTTTCTTGATGCTGACGCTGCAGAAATGGCCATGGGATCAGTACATTTTTCACCCTAGAAACATGAAGGTGCTCAGCAAATTTATCGTCAATCTTACTATGATGTTATGAGTTATAATCTGTGGTAAATCAATGTTTTGCTCTGAGAGTAGCATAAATGTAAATGGAGGAACGTGGAGTGTCCAaatttcttgttctttttcccTGCGTGAACGGCAGTATCTTTAGTGCATCTATCACTTGGGTTTATTATCAAATACCTTAAAAATGACAACGTTCCCATCTGCTGTACGCTGTGTCTACTTAGTAAATGTTAGTGTGCTAAAACATTGAAGTAATATGATGAACATGTTACATTTAACAAGTATAATGTGCGAGTCTCTTCTTAGAATATCTACACATTCTTGATCTTTCAATATGACTGTGTGACTAAATTTAAGATTAACAAGACAAGCAGTAGATCTTCTATGGTATCTCTACACTGCACGTAGCAAAGACACTCAAGCACACAAAACCATGTTCAACCTATTTTGATGATTGAACTTTGGCCCGCTTCtcattctgttttttcccctcagtttTTAATATACAACACCCAGCTTCTAATTGGAAACCGGGAGTTGGCGATCAGCCCAGAGGAGTACATCTTCGGAGCCCTTTCTCTCTACATTGACATTGTTCAGattttcctcttcatcctccaaATCAGCGGAGCTGCAAATGAATAAACTCACAGGTAGAACACATCTTGCCCCGTAGGAGCTTGGACTTACAGTATCTTGTGTTTGTCAATGAACATAACACTACATGTGCACAAGAGTGCAAATTAGGATGTTTCATCACTCGCTATAAATGTTGACAGCCTCAGCTataaatataactatatatattcatatttttcatgttaCTACTTGAGCACTTTGGTTTATTCTTGCTCTGTATGAAGCAGGGAAGTGATTTACAAATTTGAGCTTTGTACTCTGAATGGTTGTTATTTAATAATTTGTCAAGTAGTATTTTGGTAGGTAGTCACATTTGCTTGATGTACATACAGATTATTTGACAATGGAGACAAAGCAATTTATGGTTTTGAGAATTGTTTTCTATGTTTAGTCATTTAATTACATACAAAAGGCATGTAGTTACAGGCATACTG from Scomber scombrus chromosome 13, fScoSco1.1, whole genome shotgun sequence encodes the following:
- the LOC133993165 gene encoding protein lifeguard 3-like, with the translated sequence MTSKIDDPPPYEEALHHPKHGNYPQQTQHGSAFPPPPSYSPSPGMCPGPPGYWGPQPAMWAAPGFSPSGMPTTIPTLSAGVPTSNPGEMEDFLSAQWESTAIRHAFIRKVYLILTAQLAVTFSVVAVFTFVIPVKLFVIKYPGIYYASFVVYFMVYCILVCCKEPRRRFPWNFVLLGVFTLALSYMAGTISSYYDTKAVLIAMGITALVCVAVTIFCFQTKVDFTSCGGLLCIAAVLLMILGIVTAVVLSFQYVPWLHMLYAAIGAIVYTLFLIYNTQLLIGNRELAISPEEYIFGALSLYIDIVQIFLFILQISGAANE
- the pnkd gene encoding probable hydrolase PNKD → MALPDWIVTLTAGASFLCLLCLCVRFRRTGQVVWRNFLSKIMARTERPLFRIAYTLYTRTRLGYMYYKRQVRKARENYPAGHSTALPMEFNGIKIIPIPVLSDNYSYLVIDTASSVAVVVDPADPQTVQAVLKEEGVMLEAILCTHKHWDHSGGNKGLKRLHSSCRVYGNAADNIPGLTHPLSHKDSVTVGRLHFKALFTPGHTVGHMIYLLDGRAVGAPSSLFSGDLVFLSGCGRMFEGSATTMLSSLDTVGSLNDDTLLWPGHEYAEDNLLFAAEVEPRSTARENKYQWVLQQRGQKLCTCPSTIGEEKDYNPFLRSHSAELHLALGLQQFQDEDWTQFRARVLEELRKRKDLYNRR